In a genomic window of Lacrimispora sp. BS-2:
- a CDS encoding DMT family transporter produces MKKRLAIGGLILVTIIWGGGFVASDMALESMRPFQIMAVRFLLGTVLMGLISIRSLQGITKSEVMAGGLMGVALFAGFAFQIVGLQYTTPSKNAFLTALNVVIVPFISFLILRKKIGARGIAGAVMSVAGVALLSLDRNFSLGLGDGLTLICAVGFAFQIFLTSEFVKKYRATVLNFIQMITAFLLSFISLIAFGETQFHVTGKGILSVLYLGVISTTVCYLLQTASQKYVDETKAAIILSLESVFGTLFSILILGEIVTPRMLAGSVIILGAVVISNLSEAG; encoded by the coding sequence ATGAAAAAAAGGCTTGCAATCGGGGGGCTTATCTTAGTAACCATTATATGGGGCGGCGGTTTTGTTGCCAGCGACATGGCACTGGAGAGCATGAGGCCATTCCAGATTATGGCGGTCCGGTTTCTGTTAGGCACTGTTTTAATGGGGCTGATCAGCATCCGGTCCTTACAGGGAATCACAAAATCAGAAGTAATGGCAGGAGGGCTTATGGGAGTCGCCCTCTTTGCCGGATTTGCATTTCAGATTGTGGGGCTTCAATACACAACACCTTCTAAAAATGCTTTTTTAACAGCATTAAATGTAGTGATCGTTCCGTTTATTTCATTTCTGATCTTAAGAAAGAAAATAGGAGCAAGAGGGATAGCCGGGGCAGTGATGTCCGTAGCAGGCGTGGCCCTGCTGTCGCTGGATCGTAATTTTTCTTTAGGCCTTGGGGACGGGCTGACCCTTATTTGCGCTGTTGGGTTTGCATTTCAAATCTTTCTCACAAGTGAATTTGTAAAGAAATACCGTGCTACTGTATTGAACTTTATTCAGATGATAACCGCGTTTCTTTTATCTTTCATCAGCCTGATCGCCTTTGGAGAGACGCAGTTCCACGTGACTGGAAAAGGAATATTAAGTGTGCTTTATTTAGGAGTGATCAGTACGACGGTATGCTACCTGCTTCAGACAGCCAGCCAGAAATATGTGGATGAAACAAAAGCAGCCATTATTCTGTCTTTGGAGTCCGTCTTTGGAACGCTGTTTTCTATTCTGATTCTTGGGGAAATTGTTACCCCCCGCATGCTGGCGGGCAGCGTGATCATCTTAGGAGCAGTTGTAATATCAAATCTTTCGGAAGCCGGGTAA
- a CDS encoding glycosyl hydrolase family 65 protein — translation MIKERFSGKLKEMLSSDDWMILQPEYDPEENLKFESLFSLSNGYLGIRGSHEEGGKTTLPYLYINGVFDKSETFMRELAALPNWLGIKLYIEKELIGIEDCQILKFTRALDMKQALLAKSFILRDKKGRETLVEGIRFVSRANVHRMGIKLYVTPLNYSGIIEVENIIDGTIINFHDAPRFKVKHTYMTANETLDKDGIYMEVATRDNHLHAGAGCRLEAYKNGKGILKNRMFHAFGEQGVEFGDFDAVEGETVEIIKYVSMYTEREAARYALHMKVKEEIDGFLETGFEEELAAHKTVYEGMWKAADIRIAGDDELDRAVRFNIFHLMSTGNERDTRVNVGAKLLSGEEYGGHAFWDTEIFMLPFFAYVFPETAKNLESYRYHLLEAARANARKNGYKGAQYPWESADDGTEQCPDWTIEPDGSCYRCYVAVYEHHVTAAVAYGIYNYVKITRDMDFLLNQGAEILTETARFWASRCEYVAEKDRYEINQVTGPDEWHEPVNNNLYTNYLAKWNLRYVISLIDTLKKGHSKEYDALMEKTGLTAQEIKDWEIVQEKMYLPRKEGTDLLEQFEGYFKLEDVVIEKYDENDWPVRPEALKTRRASQTQIIKQADVVMLLHLMGQEFTENEIRKNYEYYEKRTLHGSSLSPSIYSVMGLKVGDDSKAYRYLKRAAFLDLLNLQKNTREGIHAANTGGVWQTVVFGFAGVSIGEDGMLTVRPHMPKEWEGLEFCLHHMNSRLRITISRDNSVLVKVLDGEALEVNVNGQIVKAGRE, via the coding sequence ATGATAAAAGAGAGATTTTCAGGAAAATTAAAAGAGATGCTAAGCTCCGATGACTGGATGATTTTGCAGCCGGAATATGATCCGGAAGAAAATTTAAAGTTTGAAAGCTTATTCAGTTTATCCAATGGTTATCTGGGGATCCGGGGAAGTCATGAAGAAGGAGGGAAAACAACTCTTCCCTATTTATACATTAACGGAGTATTTGATAAATCAGAAACCTTTATGAGAGAGCTTGCTGCCCTTCCTAACTGGCTTGGGATAAAGCTTTATATTGAAAAGGAACTGATTGGAATAGAGGACTGCCAGATTCTTAAGTTTACCAGAGCCCTTGATATGAAACAGGCCCTTCTTGCAAAAAGCTTTATATTGCGGGATAAAAAGGGAAGGGAAACCCTAGTGGAAGGAATCCGGTTTGTAAGCCGTGCCAATGTACACCGCATGGGAATCAAACTGTATGTCACACCGTTAAATTACAGCGGGATCATTGAAGTGGAAAACATCATTGACGGCACGATTATCAACTTCCATGATGCCCCCCGTTTTAAAGTAAAACATACGTACATGACAGCCAATGAAACCCTTGATAAAGACGGTATTTATATGGAGGTTGCCACCAGGGATAACCATCTTCATGCAGGGGCTGGATGCCGGCTGGAAGCCTATAAAAACGGCAAGGGTATTTTGAAAAACAGGATGTTCCACGCCTTTGGGGAACAGGGAGTGGAGTTTGGTGATTTTGATGCCGTAGAAGGAGAAACCGTAGAAATCATAAAATATGTGTCCATGTATACGGAACGTGAGGCCGCAAGATACGCACTTCATATGAAGGTAAAAGAAGAAATAGATGGATTTTTGGAAACAGGGTTTGAAGAAGAACTGGCAGCCCATAAGACGGTTTATGAGGGTATGTGGAAGGCCGCTGATATCCGTATTGCAGGTGATGATGAGCTGGACCGGGCAGTCCGTTTTAATATTTTCCATTTAATGAGCACGGGCAATGAGAGAGATACCCGGGTCAATGTAGGGGCGAAGCTCCTTTCCGGCGAAGAATACGGAGGGCATGCCTTTTGGGATACGGAAATATTCATGCTTCCCTTTTTTGCATACGTTTTCCCTGAAACAGCGAAAAACCTGGAATCTTACCGGTATCATCTGCTGGAAGCAGCAAGGGCAAACGCCAGGAAAAACGGCTATAAAGGCGCCCAATATCCCTGGGAATCTGCGGATGACGGCACAGAGCAGTGCCCTGATTGGACCATTGAGCCGGATGGTTCATGCTACCGCTGTTATGTAGCCGTTTATGAGCATCACGTGACTGCAGCAGTTGCTTATGGCATTTATAATTATGTAAAAATCACCAGGGATATGGATTTTTTACTGAACCAGGGAGCGGAGATATTAACAGAGACAGCAAGGTTTTGGGCTAGCCGGTGTGAATATGTGGCAGAAAAGGACCGCTATGAGATCAATCAGGTAACCGGTCCTGATGAATGGCATGAGCCGGTGAATAACAATCTTTATACCAATTATCTGGCCAAATGGAATCTGCGTTATGTGATTTCCTTAATTGATACCCTTAAGAAAGGACATTCCAAAGAGTATGATGCGCTGATGGAAAAAACAGGGCTGACTGCTCAGGAAATCAAAGATTGGGAGATTGTCCAGGAAAAAATGTACCTGCCAAGAAAAGAAGGCACAGACCTTTTGGAGCAGTTTGAAGGTTACTTTAAACTGGAAGATGTGGTGATTGAGAAATACGACGAAAATGACTGGCCTGTCCGTCCGGAAGCCTTGAAAACCAGGAGAGCGAGCCAGACACAGATTATTAAGCAGGCGGATGTTGTTATGCTGCTCCATCTCATGGGACAGGAATTTACGGAAAATGAGATTCGGAAAAATTACGAGTATTATGAGAAACGTACCCTTCATGGTTCTTCTTTAAGCCCAAGCATTTACTCTGTTATGGGATTAAAGGTAGGAGATGACTCCAAGGCATACCGTTATCTGAAACGGGCAGCCTTCCTTGATTTGCTGAATTTACAGAAAAATACAAGAGAGGGGATTCATGCCGCCAATACAGGAGGCGTATGGCAGACCGTGGTATTTGGCTTTGCCGGGGTTTCCATTGGGGAAGACGGTATGCTGACGGTACGTCCTCACATGCCAAAAGAATGGGAAGGGCTGGAGTTTTGCCTCCACCACATGAATTCCCGGTTAAGGATCACCATCAGCAGAGATAACAGCGTCTTAGTAAAGGTATTGGATGGAGAAGCTCTGGAAGTAAATGTGAACGGGCAGATCGTAAAGGCAGGAAGGGAATAG